A window of the Pyrodictium abyssi genome harbors these coding sequences:
- a CDS encoding NADH-quinone oxidoreductase subunit D encodes MAALKLPGMIARDTGSREGYRVVELFIGPQHPASGHMRLIVYLDGDVVVRVDPDIGYVHRTMEKLAEQREYVRVISLLERMTIIDACNVTLPYVEAAERLLGVEPPPRARYLRTILCEVNRIASHLYGLGIGGIFLNHSTMYMWAFGDREVFVHLASMLTGSRLTHTYPIPGGVRRDLPQAFRDEFEKAKRYMLRRLREYDKVFFNNPVVRGRLENVGVLPRHRAVALGVTGPNLRASGVRYDARLLGYAAYKELGYEPVVGSESDALERVWVRLREIEASLELIERALREMPEGPIMAEQYTRAVPPAMKKWFERGRVKLPGGYVRLKTRPGETVSRGEMGRGEITYFLVSDGGMKPYRLRVVTPSARNVVLFDALARGHTLMDLPAIYASIDYFPPEADR; translated from the coding sequence GTGGCGGCGCTAAAGCTGCCGGGCATGATTGCTAGGGATACTGGCAGCCGTGAGGGCTACCGGGTAGTAGAGCTGTTCATCGGGCCGCAGCACCCCGCCTCTGGGCACATGAGGCTCATAGTGTACCTGGACGGCGACGTAGTGGTGAGGGTTGACCCGGATATAGGGTACGTGCACCGCACTATGGAGAAGCTTGCCGAGCAGAGGGAGTACGTGCGGGTTATAAGCCTCCTGGAGCGAATGACCATTATAGACGCGTGCAACGTGACACTCCCCTACGTCGAGGCCGCGGAGAGGCTCCTCGGCGTAGAGCCGCCTCCCCGGGCGCGCTACCTCCGCACGATCCTCTGCGAGGTAAACCGCATAGCTAGCCACCTCTACGGCCTCGGCATAGGCGGGATATTCCTCAACCACTCCACCATGTACATGTGGGCCTTCGGGGACCGAGAGGTCTTCGTCCACCTCGCCTCCATGCTCACCGGCTCTAGGCTCACCCATACCTACCCCATACCCGGCGGTGTCCGGCGGGACCTCCCCCAGGCGTTCAGGGACGAATTCGAGAAGGCTAAGCGCTACATGCTGCGCCGCCTCCGAGAGTACGACAAGGTGTTCTTTAATAACCCTGTGGTCCGCGGCAGGCTCGAGAACGTTGGCGTGCTTCCCCGGCACCGCGCAGTAGCCCTAGGCGTCACGGGGCCAAACCTCCGCGCCAGCGGAGTACGCTACGACGCAAGGCTCCTGGGCTACGCCGCCTACAAGGAGCTAGGCTACGAGCCGGTGGTCGGAAGCGAGAGCGACGCGCTGGAGAGGGTATGGGTCCGCCTCCGCGAGATAGAGGCAAGCCTCGAGCTGATAGAGAGGGCCCTCAGGGAGATGCCGGAGGGCCCCATAATGGCTGAGCAGTATACACGCGCAGTCCCGCCGGCTATGAAGAAGTGGTTTGAGAGGGGCAGGGTGAAGCTGCCCGGCGGCTATGTGAGGCTGAAGACCCGGCCCGGCGAGACCGTGTCGCGCGGCGAGATGGGCCGGGGCGAGATAACGTACTTCCTCGTCAGCGACGGCGGGATGAAGCCGTACCGGCTGCGTGTCGTAACCCCTAGCGCCCGTAACGTGGTCTTGTTCGACGCGCTAGCCCGGGGCCACACGCTGATGGACCTCCCGGCGATCTACGCTAGCATAGACTACTTCCCTCCCGAGGCAGACCGCTAG
- the nuoH gene encoding NADH-quinone oxidoreductase subunit NuoH: protein MVFEAVAGLLGAPEWLVRAVFAPLVYPGLLTFTFMALFLIWAERKIAARVQMRVGPYYVSPRLHGALQMIADGVKFAFQEIIVPLEAEKWSFILSPILAFTIVALSFTVVPGGPGVYGFQTEFSILVAYALITIAPILTIIMGWASSNKFAYIGAGREALVSITGEATILASMLAAAMMYGVLDFTSVVEKQISTGVIGLVANPIAALLFFIAALLATDRVPFDLVLGEQEIVQGPYTEYSGLLFALTMAIDYAKLYVLMLMFTHLFLGGWMPFTDPLLGSLAVLAKTTLLLLLAVFLRAVYARMRLDQVAAFFWARLFPLALIAFAVSAIVHQLYAG, encoded by the coding sequence ATGGTGTTCGAGGCGGTAGCAGGCCTGCTAGGCGCGCCGGAGTGGCTCGTACGGGCTGTGTTCGCGCCCCTAGTCTACCCTGGGCTGCTCACCTTCACGTTTATGGCTCTCTTCCTGATCTGGGCCGAGCGTAAGATAGCCGCTAGGGTCCAGATGAGGGTCGGCCCATACTACGTGTCGCCGCGCCTCCACGGCGCGCTGCAGATGATAGCTGATGGCGTGAAGTTCGCCTTCCAGGAGATAATAGTGCCCCTGGAGGCCGAGAAGTGGAGCTTCATACTCTCCCCGATACTGGCCTTCACCATAGTCGCGCTCTCGTTCACAGTGGTGCCCGGCGGGCCCGGCGTCTACGGGTTCCAGACAGAGTTCAGCATACTCGTGGCATACGCCCTCATAACCATAGCGCCGATACTCACCATAATAATGGGCTGGGCGTCGTCCAACAAGTTCGCCTACATAGGCGCCGGCCGCGAGGCACTGGTCTCCATCACCGGCGAGGCCACGATACTGGCCTCGATGCTCGCCGCCGCTATGATGTACGGTGTACTCGACTTCACATCGGTAGTAGAGAAGCAGATCAGCACCGGCGTCATCGGGCTCGTGGCCAACCCTATAGCCGCGCTACTCTTCTTCATAGCCGCACTCCTGGCCACAGACCGCGTGCCCTTCGACCTGGTGCTAGGCGAGCAGGAGATCGTGCAGGGCCCCTACACGGAGTACAGCGGCCTACTCTTCGCGTTAACTATGGCGATAGACTATGCTAAGCTCTACGTGCTCATGCTGATGTTCACGCACCTCTTCCTGGGCGGCTGGATGCCCTTCACAGACCCTCTGCTAGGCAGCCTGGCCGTACTAGCCAAGACCACCTTACTACTGCTGCTGGCCGTGTTCCTGAGGGCCGTGTACGCTAGGATGAGGCTAGACCAGGTAGCCGCGTTCTTCTGGGCCCGCCTATTCCCCCTCGCACTCATAGCCTTCGCGGTCTCGGCTATAGTCCATCAGCTCTATGCGGGGTAG
- a CDS encoding 4Fe-4S binding protein, translated as MAPRLTEPRRRRPRVNPVRGHLEAILAAARQMLRPPITLRYPDVEEARPEHYRGIILFDYDKCIGCTLCAQICPSRAIKMYRVPGDKRMRPGYDIGRCIFCGLCTDICPTDALETSIVHDKSFEDVESMDLDPVDWALYSRKLREEIASPRKPRVKPVVDEEVGLRYEPAG; from the coding sequence TTGGCCCCTAGGCTCACCGAGCCCCGGAGGAGGCGGCCCCGGGTAAACCCGGTACGGGGCCACCTAGAGGCCATACTAGCCGCTGCTAGGCAGATGCTACGGCCCCCAATCACGCTGAGATACCCGGACGTAGAGGAGGCCCGGCCCGAGCACTACCGGGGGATAATACTCTTCGACTACGACAAGTGCATAGGCTGCACACTATGCGCCCAGATATGCCCCTCAAGGGCCATCAAGATGTACAGGGTGCCCGGCGACAAGAGGATGCGCCCAGGCTATGACATAGGCCGCTGCATCTTCTGCGGCTTATGCACAGACATCTGCCCCACGGACGCCCTGGAGACGAGCATCGTGCACGACAAGTCCTTCGAGGACGTAGAGTCTATGGACCTTGACCCCGTGGACTGGGCGCTCTACTCCAGGAAGCTCCGCGAGGAGATAGCTAGCCCCCGTAAGCCCCGCGTAAAACCAGTAGTAGACGAGGAGGTGGGGCTCCGCTATGAGCCTGCAGGCTAG
- a CDS encoding NADH-quinone oxidoreductase subunit J, protein MSLQASLLDAAIATSLAAVAAGSVGAVIARKTVHSVAWLVIASLGVASIFALLGYGYLSVFHIVVYVGTSVTLLAIVVMMLGCSMEPRVWKPGRLILAFFAAAALEAPLALHALSNPVSTSEIAGRGLGFERASKMLIDCWICTLLMIVTVAAVLVEAIAIARGRWAGPRGE, encoded by the coding sequence ATGAGCCTGCAGGCTAGCCTCTTAGACGCGGCTATAGCCACGTCGCTAGCCGCCGTAGCCGCCGGCTCTGTCGGCGCCGTCATCGCCAGGAAGACTGTGCATAGCGTAGCATGGCTCGTCATAGCATCGCTGGGCGTAGCCTCGATATTCGCCCTACTGGGCTACGGCTACCTATCCGTCTTCCACATAGTGGTCTACGTCGGCACCAGCGTGACGCTACTAGCCATAGTGGTGATGATGCTCGGCTGCAGCATGGAGCCGAGAGTCTGGAAGCCTGGCAGGCTAATACTAGCGTTCTTCGCCGCTGCTGCGCTCGAGGCACCGCTAGCGCTCCACGCGCTCAGCAACCCGGTGAGCACCAGCGAGATAGCTGGCAGGGGCCTCGGCTTCGAGAGGGCCTCAAAGATGCTCATCGACTGCTGGATATGCACGCTACTCATGATAGTGACTGTGGCCGCTGTGCTGGTCGAGGCCATAGCTATAGCTCGGGGCCGCTGGGCTGGGCCCCGAGGCGAGTAG
- a CDS encoding NADH-quinone oxidoreductase subunit NuoK produces MEGTTLAVLVYLAALVSSMAGIYGVMTARSIVKLLISIEILFNSVVLTASYIGVVTGADPGFYSLLLATIVLTIAEIAIVAALLILVYREKKNLSTDLLTEIKG; encoded by the coding sequence GTGGAGGGTACGACGCTGGCAGTACTCGTGTACCTAGCTGCGCTGGTCTCCAGCATGGCCGGGATATACGGCGTGATGACAGCCCGTAGCATAGTTAAGCTCCTCATATCGATAGAGATACTCTTCAACTCTGTCGTGCTCACCGCGTCCTACATAGGCGTAGTCACTGGCGCGGACCCCGGGTTCTATAGCCTCCTCCTCGCAACCATAGTCCTCACTATAGCCGAGATAGCCATAGTCGCTGCGCTCCTCATCCTCGTGTACCGCGAGAAGAAGAACCTCAGTACAGACCTCCTCACAGAGATCAAGGGGTGA
- a CDS encoding complex I subunit 5 family protein: MEEYVLGFPLLWASVLAPLASGVVSGIYAESLGKRSQVLLTAASWLASLLFLAPAAAAALNGSIVVDPVWARVPGVGVFSMFLDSVGAVLALTVAAVSLLVALYSAPYMEHRFEEIGASGKSWGIYYLLYQLFTAGMLGSVLAGNGVLFYLFLELTLIPSALLIVLYGYGDRIRVGLIYLVWTHVGALLFLLGLFLAKAYDYYVPGAGYAVGAGGDRLLPLILVVLGLGMKSALAGLHLWLPYAHAEAPTPVSALLSPLLIGIGGYAMLRAGLGLFPEAWRELGMALFIWAVATMLYGGFLVLAQRDVKRLFAYSSISQMGYMLLGLAVANPLGEAGAMLHYVAHALGKAILFGVAGVFIVGLGTRKLEDLGGLLSRMPYTAAVSLLGFMLIAGLPPTLGLWSEVYLVFGFADWAKAYGPGVFVLLAAATAAAMTLTAVYSFLAFKNMFLGAPGPAHERASEVRVGGLLAPLLVMAVLGVVLFLVVGAIAGPMLETMKLVYS; the protein is encoded by the coding sequence GTGGAGGAGTACGTGCTCGGGTTCCCACTGCTATGGGCTAGCGTCCTAGCACCCCTAGCCTCGGGTGTAGTCAGCGGTATCTACGCCGAAAGCCTCGGGAAGAGGAGCCAGGTGCTGCTAACCGCTGCTAGCTGGCTGGCATCGCTGTTGTTCCTCGCGCCGGCTGCCGCTGCTGCACTGAACGGCAGCATAGTCGTCGACCCCGTCTGGGCCAGGGTACCCGGCGTCGGCGTGTTTAGCATGTTCCTCGACTCTGTGGGGGCGGTGCTCGCGCTCACAGTGGCGGCTGTGAGCCTCCTCGTCGCGCTGTACTCTGCACCGTACATGGAGCACCGGTTCGAGGAGATAGGCGCTAGCGGGAAGAGCTGGGGCATCTACTACCTGCTCTACCAGCTCTTCACCGCCGGCATGCTCGGCTCCGTGCTGGCCGGTAACGGTGTGCTCTTCTACCTGTTCCTCGAGCTCACGCTGATACCCAGCGCGCTCCTCATAGTCCTCTACGGGTACGGCGACAGAATACGCGTGGGCCTAATCTACCTCGTGTGGACCCACGTCGGCGCCCTCCTATTCCTGCTAGGACTCTTCCTCGCCAAGGCCTACGACTACTACGTGCCCGGGGCAGGCTACGCTGTGGGCGCTGGCGGCGACAGGCTTCTGCCCCTAATACTCGTGGTACTCGGCCTCGGCATGAAGTCCGCGCTGGCTGGCCTACACCTCTGGCTCCCATACGCGCACGCCGAGGCCCCGACGCCGGTATCGGCGCTGCTGTCCCCACTCCTCATAGGGATAGGCGGCTACGCCATGCTGCGTGCTGGCCTCGGCCTATTCCCCGAGGCGTGGCGCGAGCTAGGCATGGCGCTCTTCATCTGGGCTGTCGCCACCATGCTCTACGGTGGCTTCCTCGTACTAGCCCAGAGGGACGTGAAGAGGCTATTCGCCTACAGCAGCATCTCGCAGATGGGCTACATGCTGCTCGGCCTCGCCGTGGCCAACCCCCTGGGAGAGGCCGGCGCCATGCTGCACTACGTCGCGCACGCTCTGGGGAAAGCCATCCTCTTCGGGGTAGCCGGCGTCTTCATAGTGGGGCTGGGCACGCGGAAGCTGGAGGACCTAGGCGGGCTCCTATCGCGGATGCCATACACCGCTGCTGTCTCGCTGCTAGGCTTCATGCTGATAGCCGGTCTGCCGCCTACGCTCGGCCTGTGGAGCGAGGTCTACTTGGTCTTCGGGTTCGCCGACTGGGCTAAGGCCTACGGGCCCGGCGTGTTTGTGCTACTAGCAGCTGCCACCGCTGCTGCTATGACGCTTACCGCTGTCTACAGCTTCCTAGCGTTCAAGAACATGTTCCTCGGCGCACCTGGGCCGGCTCATGAACGTGCCAGCGAGGTCCGCGTGGGAGGGCTGCTAGCGCCGCTACTTGTGATGGCCGTCCTGGGCGTCGTGTTGTTCCTCGTGGTGGGCGCTATAGCCGGCCCGATGCTGGAGACTATGAAGCTTGTCTACAGCTAG
- a CDS encoding NADH-quinone oxidoreductase subunit L: MEAAGLAAAAAVASGYAAAFLALVLTVLGAGWRTIAWTGVAGTAAAAAFSWLALLQGEGRVAYPWVPGLGVDLALRVDMLSGIVGAVVATLSLLIALYSVEYIGEWGAARYWLFYSFFVASMLLLVYADDLVVMFIGWEGTGLASWALISFYYDDREEAWVGDPGRKRLGVPMWFTPTHSGLRAISFTRVGDMAMLIGIGLVAAVLGSTSISAMEERASWLLSELNMRGLVAAWIAFFYLGALAKSAQFPFHEWLVTAMTGPTSVSALIHAATMVKAGVYFALRFTPAVAAELALLHGTGLGVYEAMAWIALLTAFSTASMAIVARELKLILAFSTASQLSYMMAAVFAAAAAGDPSLGSLGGLAHLVSHAVFKAALFLAAGAVIHEVHSRYVTDMGGLRRYMPYTFAAMLLAGLSLAALPPFSGWWTKDLAVQAISLLGGRASMVALATAVLTGFYTIRMLYYVFLAPPRRELHAEEPGKLMLAPYLALGVASLGLGLVWPWLEHFFAEAAGALHPELKEHIAVYGTLAAVLGVSGIALYAARLLPLSRVEEKPLLGALHGFLYDRWLVNPLLYRLVVYPGAGLSRALARLESWLDLAVHQGIAGLGARAVEVLSTRAEKQMDAELHEALPRRMAVLSALVRRAQSGDVRLYLAYFMAGMVLAATLSAVVIFFIAHTVAPAIESVHVAGW; the protein is encoded by the coding sequence GTGGAGGCTGCTGGGCTGGCGGCTGCTGCGGCCGTGGCCTCCGGCTATGCCGCTGCCTTCCTAGCGCTGGTGCTGACGGTCCTCGGCGCCGGGTGGAGGACGATAGCGTGGACTGGTGTAGCGGGGACCGCAGCTGCCGCCGCTTTCTCCTGGCTTGCGCTCCTCCAGGGCGAGGGTAGGGTGGCCTACCCGTGGGTGCCCGGGCTTGGGGTCGACCTGGCGCTACGGGTCGACATGCTCTCGGGGATCGTGGGGGCTGTTGTCGCTACTCTTAGCCTGCTCATAGCGCTGTACAGCGTGGAGTACATCGGGGAGTGGGGTGCTGCGAGGTACTGGCTCTTCTACAGCTTCTTCGTAGCCAGTATGCTGCTCCTAGTATACGCCGACGACCTGGTGGTCATGTTCATAGGCTGGGAGGGCACCGGGCTCGCTAGCTGGGCTCTCATAAGCTTCTACTACGACGACCGGGAGGAGGCCTGGGTAGGCGACCCTGGGCGTAAGAGGCTAGGCGTGCCGATGTGGTTCACTCCGACGCATAGCGGGCTCCGCGCCATCTCGTTCACAAGGGTAGGCGACATGGCTATGCTGATAGGCATAGGCCTGGTGGCCGCCGTGTTGGGCTCTACTAGTATCTCCGCTATGGAGGAGCGTGCCTCCTGGCTGCTCTCTGAGCTCAACATGAGAGGGCTTGTCGCCGCCTGGATAGCGTTCTTCTACCTAGGCGCGTTGGCGAAGAGCGCGCAGTTCCCCTTCCACGAGTGGCTCGTGACGGCTATGACTGGCCCGACGTCTGTGTCTGCGCTGATACACGCCGCCACCATGGTCAAGGCTGGTGTATACTTCGCGCTGAGGTTCACCCCGGCCGTAGCCGCGGAGCTCGCGCTCCTCCACGGCACAGGCCTCGGGGTCTACGAGGCTATGGCGTGGATAGCCCTGCTCACCGCGTTCTCGACAGCATCCATGGCCATAGTGGCTAGGGAGCTGAAGCTTATACTAGCCTTCTCCACTGCTAGCCAGCTCTCCTACATGATGGCCGCCGTCTTCGCGGCAGCCGCTGCGGGCGACCCCAGTCTAGGAAGCCTCGGCGGCCTAGCCCACCTCGTCTCCCACGCCGTGTTCAAGGCCGCGCTCTTCCTCGCCGCTGGCGCCGTTATACACGAGGTGCACAGCCGCTACGTGACGGACATGGGCGGCCTACGCCGCTACATGCCCTACACGTTCGCCGCGATGCTGCTCGCCGGGCTGAGCCTAGCCGCTCTGCCGCCGTTCTCCGGCTGGTGGACAAAGGACCTAGCCGTCCAGGCCATCAGCCTGCTCGGCGGCAGGGCGAGTATGGTGGCGCTAGCCACGGCCGTGCTGACAGGGTTCTACACCATAAGGATGCTGTACTACGTCTTCCTCGCCCCGCCGAGGCGGGAGCTGCACGCAGAGGAGCCCGGGAAGCTCATGCTCGCGCCCTACCTGGCCCTGGGCGTGGCGTCTCTCGGGCTCGGGCTCGTGTGGCCCTGGCTAGAACACTTCTTCGCCGAGGCCGCCGGGGCCCTCCACCCCGAGCTGAAGGAGCACATAGCCGTCTACGGCACGCTGGCCGCCGTGCTAGGCGTGTCCGGCATAGCGCTCTACGCTGCCCGCCTGCTCCCGCTCAGCCGCGTGGAGGAGAAGCCCCTGCTCGGCGCTCTGCACGGGTTCCTCTACGACCGCTGGCTGGTAAACCCGCTTCTGTACAGGCTAGTGGTCTACCCCGGCGCCGGTCTCTCCCGGGCGCTGGCCCGGCTCGAGAGCTGGCTAGACCTAGCAGTACACCAGGGCATCGCCGGCCTTGGCGCCCGGGCTGTCGAGGTGCTCAGCACGAGAGCCGAGAAGCAGATGGACGCCGAGCTGCACGAGGCCCTGCCGCGCCGGATGGCCGTGCTAAGCGCGCTTGTGCGCCGGGCCCAGAGCGGCGACGTGAGGCTGTACCTAGCCTACTTCATGGCAGGCATGGTTCTCGCCGCCACGCTGTCAGCCGTTGTGATATTCTTCATCGCTCACACTGTTGCACCAGCTATAGAGTCGGTCCACGTAGCGGGGTGGTAG
- a CDS encoding NADH-quinone oxidoreductase subunit N translates to MAAPLLAGLEFTRVVEYGFLAVIAGYAFTGLVAPLWGPRATRLSLYAATMVALAAALYASLAFTPAGGYVVAFDGAVVVDTYTVFLLSIAVVVFALAAIAASSVVDYWDSGEAFYAVTGFMALGVIVLGLSRILYLVYVAWILAAVSGYILIALRRGPVSAEASIKYAVTGAVATIILLLDLVLFYVVRGGAEIAPGVRLSDPLFITPVVALAIVAVGFKMGVVPFHGWVVDVYGNARPLAVAVASAAAKIIAALLIVKLVAPFTAAQPEIVLWTAGILAAITMFYGNIGALLTVRDSPQKTLAYSSIAQASYIVAGFAALAKLPGVDNHAALAGIALHTAGYAFAKLASFLVLDTACESEGKCTWNSLRGLAFRNPVAAAALIIALAALAGTPPTLGFWGKLYLLIAAVSASPVLAAIMVINFGLGIFYYGYTIYAVATGPRQSGEKPTARDVAALAAAVSTVILGLAPWEAYGLTVYAYTST, encoded by the coding sequence GTGGCTGCCCCACTGCTAGCTGGCCTCGAGTTCACCAGGGTCGTCGAGTACGGGTTCCTGGCTGTGATAGCGGGATACGCGTTTACAGGGCTAGTGGCTCCTCTGTGGGGGCCGCGGGCCACCCGGCTAAGCCTCTACGCCGCCACCATGGTGGCTCTGGCTGCTGCACTCTACGCGTCGCTGGCCTTCACCCCCGCGGGGGGCTACGTGGTGGCTTTCGACGGGGCAGTGGTTGTTGACACCTACACCGTGTTCCTCCTGTCCATCGCCGTGGTTGTGTTCGCCCTCGCAGCTATAGCAGCCTCCAGCGTGGTGGACTACTGGGACTCCGGCGAGGCGTTCTACGCCGTAACCGGGTTCATGGCCCTAGGCGTGATAGTGCTGGGCCTCTCCCGTATCCTGTACCTGGTGTACGTCGCGTGGATACTCGCCGCGGTCTCGGGCTACATACTGATAGCTCTCCGCCGCGGCCCCGTCTCGGCAGAGGCCTCGATAAAGTATGCTGTCACCGGCGCCGTGGCCACGATAATACTCCTGCTGGACCTCGTGCTGTTCTACGTGGTGCGCGGGGGCGCCGAGATAGCGCCCGGGGTCCGGCTGAGCGATCCACTCTTCATAACCCCGGTGGTGGCCCTCGCAATAGTAGCCGTGGGCTTCAAGATGGGTGTTGTCCCGTTCCACGGCTGGGTAGTAGACGTCTACGGCAACGCTAGGCCCCTGGCCGTCGCCGTGGCGAGCGCGGCCGCAAAGATAATAGCCGCGCTGCTCATAGTCAAGCTCGTAGCCCCGTTCACAGCCGCACAGCCCGAGATAGTGCTCTGGACCGCAGGCATCCTAGCAGCGATAACCATGTTCTACGGCAACATAGGCGCACTGCTCACAGTAAGGGACTCGCCCCAGAAGACCCTAGCCTACAGCAGCATAGCCCAGGCAAGCTACATCGTAGCCGGCTTCGCCGCGCTCGCGAAGCTACCAGGCGTAGACAACCACGCAGCGCTAGCCGGTATAGCGCTGCACACGGCAGGCTACGCGTTCGCCAAGCTAGCCAGCTTCCTAGTCCTAGACACCGCGTGCGAGAGCGAGGGCAAATGCACCTGGAACTCCCTACGCGGCCTAGCATTCCGCAACCCGGTGGCAGCCGCCGCGCTCATAATCGCGCTCGCAGCCCTAGCCGGGACGCCGCCGACGCTCGGCTTCTGGGGCAAGCTATACCTCCTCATAGCAGCGGTCTCCGCGAGCCCAGTGCTCGCAGCAATAATGGTCATTAACTTCGGCCTAGGCATATTCTACTACGGCTACACGATATACGCAGTGGCCACCGGCCCGCGGCAGTCAGGCGAGAAGCCCACCGCCCGCGACGTAGCGGCACTCGCAGCAGCAGTCTCCACCGTCATACTCGGCCTAGCACCCTGGGAGGCGTACGGCCTAACAGTCTACGCCTACACCAGCACATAG
- a CDS encoding ABC transporter ATP-binding protein, protein MPVIEARGVWFGYTRRAPVLRGVSLRAGPGEVVALAGPTGCGKSTLILVLAGLLRPSRGEVLLDGRPLHEQLPGARRRIGVLFQNPDDQLFNPTVYDEIAYALRSLGTPEDEVRARVEETTERLGLQGLLDRPPYRLSVGQRRLVALASILVYNPDVLLLDEPTANLDRRGVEAIADAIREAAEQGKTVVMASHDLDAIAELSTRTCILRDGRAECMPTLEALREGLFEETPLPLPLCIRLLRDRLGGWNKLAETIAKARKAKAPGHCFSDTSALVR, encoded by the coding sequence TTGCCGGTCATTGAGGCACGCGGGGTCTGGTTCGGCTACACGCGCCGGGCCCCAGTGCTCCGCGGCGTCAGCCTACGCGCCGGGCCCGGCGAGGTAGTAGCGCTAGCCGGGCCCACGGGCTGCGGCAAGTCCACGCTCATCCTGGTGCTCGCCGGGCTCCTACGCCCCAGCCGCGGCGAGGTGCTCCTAGACGGCCGGCCCCTCCACGAGCAGCTGCCCGGGGCGCGCCGGAGGATAGGAGTGCTCTTCCAGAACCCGGACGACCAGCTCTTCAACCCCACGGTCTACGACGAGATAGCCTACGCCCTCCGCAGCCTCGGGACGCCGGAGGACGAGGTACGAGCCCGCGTAGAGGAGACGACGGAGAGGCTCGGGCTCCAGGGGCTGCTAGACCGGCCCCCCTACCGGCTCAGCGTGGGCCAGCGCCGCCTAGTAGCACTAGCCTCAATACTAGTCTACAACCCCGACGTGCTCCTACTCGACGAGCCTACAGCCAACCTGGACCGCCGCGGCGTAGAAGCAATAGCCGACGCCATCAGGGAGGCCGCGGAGCAGGGCAAGACAGTGGTGATGGCCAGCCACGACCTCGACGCGATAGCCGAGCTGTCCACAAGGACCTGCATCCTCCGAGACGGTAGGGCGGAGTGCATGCCGACCCTCGAGGCCCTGCGAGAGGGGCTCTTCGAGGAGACCCCACTACCCCTGCCGCTCTGCATAAGGCTCCTCCGCGACCGCCTAGGCGGCTGGAACAAGCTAGCAGAAACCATAGCCAAAGCCAGGAAGGCGAAGGCACCCGGACACTGTTTCTCCGACACATCAGCACTAGTGCGCTAA
- a CDS encoding energy-coupling factor transporter transmembrane protein EcfT produces the protein MTRGLDRAAEKFLGALRDASTRLAAAEGLVRPRRPELVFLLLLAGVALVSSSASMAPALAGLAGSAAPLAYLLLARRGSAALVLQPVAYAAAASLVVSLPLLLGGRGGEALAFVARITASAVMVSSVAGLVGWRCLAEGMHRLGAPREFTESLRLVLRYTPLLAAEALRMLAARRARSLGRRGLAEEWRLLATAVGELLTRSTQRAMVLSMALEARSLSAGPAEYRREARGRAEALAYLPSAAAIAALGLSLVAGH, from the coding sequence GTGACCCGCGGCCTGGATAGAGCGGCTGAGAAGTTCCTAGGAGCTCTGAGAGACGCCTCGACACGCCTAGCAGCAGCTGAGGGCCTAGTCCGCCCCCGGCGCCCCGAGCTGGTTTTCCTACTACTCCTAGCCGGTGTAGCGCTAGTCTCATCCTCGGCCTCCATGGCCCCAGCGCTGGCGGGTCTCGCGGGCTCAGCAGCTCCGCTAGCCTACCTGCTCCTCGCCCGGCGGGGCAGCGCAGCGCTAGTCCTCCAGCCCGTCGCCTACGCGGCCGCGGCCTCGCTGGTCGTGTCCCTCCCTCTCCTGCTCGGGGGCAGGGGCGGGGAGGCCCTGGCCTTCGTGGCCCGGATAACAGCCTCTGCCGTCATGGTCTCCTCCGTAGCAGGGCTCGTGGGCTGGCGGTGCCTAGCCGAGGGCATGCACCGGCTAGGCGCTCCCCGCGAGTTCACGGAGTCCCTCCGGCTCGTGCTACGCTACACGCCGCTCCTAGCGGCCGAGGCGCTCCGCATGCTGGCGGCGCGCAGGGCCCGGAGCCTCGGCCGCAGGGGGCTAGCCGAGGAGTGGAGGCTACTAGCCACGGCTGTGGGCGAGCTGCTGACACGCAGCACCCAGCGCGCAATGGTGCTCAGCATGGCTCTCGAAGCCCGCAGCCTCTCAGCAGGCCCCGCCGAGTACAGGAGGGAGGCCCGGGGCCGCGCGGAAGCCCTCGCTTATCTACCCTCTGCAGCGGCTATAGCGGCCCTAGGGCTGAGCCTAGTTGCCGGTCATTGA
- a CDS encoding PDGLE domain-containing protein has protein sequence MAGVLSRHRGALLAAAVLLLASPVFGVVLAEKVGYHEPLDVAAEKLGLEEHQVAEWTPFSDYTVPGLPDTIGYIVAGAIGVAVILAIGLAAARLARR, from the coding sequence GTGGCGGGCGTGCTCTCGAGGCACCGTGGTGCTCTCCTCGCGGCTGCTGTGCTCCTCCTAGCGAGCCCTGTCTTCGGCGTAGTGCTGGCAGAGAAGGTGGGCTACCACGAGCCCCTCGACGTAGCGGCCGAGAAGCTAGGCCTCGAGGAGCACCAGGTAGCCGAGTGGACGCCGTTCAGCGACTACACTGTCCCAGGCCTACCCGACACCATAGGCTACATAGTAGCCGGGGCCATCGGCGTAGCCGTAATACTAGCCATAGGCCTTGCAGCAGCGAGGCTGGCCAGGCGGTGA